A region from the SAR86 cluster bacterium genome encodes:
- a CDS encoding peptidoglycan DD-metalloendopeptidase family protein produces the protein MIGFKKIPKKLIFIVFTISVILIFLIYIDDSSHKPLPSEIIKETESTKYEIDIIKSSAFYEVADGENISIIFEKFKVPLNTAYKIFRLDKKGQLTNIKPGDEMVFNYLGDDLINIKINKTDTSSLLIKIDENISISEIVENIEYFKSYKKGIIENSFYETAQNSGMPDSIIMDLAYIYGWDIDFVFDIRDNDEFFVIYETGFSNGERIDTGDIIAAKFVNKGKVYFANRFVQDSKKQYFDNDGNNMQKAFLRAPLEFSYISSHFNPNRMHPILHTIRAHNGVDYAAKRGSPVRSTGDGTILFIGRKSGCGNEILIKHSNDYSTRYCHLEGFAKNLNNGKKVKQGQTIGYVGSTGLATGPHLHYEFKIGEKHTDPVKVNLPSAEGIKQNYKESFNRLIEKNKSMLEEFSRL, from the coding sequence ATGATTGGCTTTAAAAAAATACCAAAAAAATTAATATTCATAGTTTTTACAATATCTGTAATTCTAATATTTCTAATTTATATAGATGACTCATCACATAAACCTCTTCCATCTGAAATAATTAAAGAAACAGAAAGTACTAAATATGAAATAGATATTATAAAAAGTAGTGCCTTTTACGAAGTTGCGGATGGTGAAAATATATCAATTATTTTTGAAAAGTTTAAAGTGCCTCTCAATACAGCCTATAAAATATTTAGATTAGATAAAAAAGGTCAATTAACAAATATTAAACCTGGCGATGAGATGGTATTTAATTACCTGGGTGATGATTTAATAAATATTAAAATAAATAAAACTGATACAAGTTCTCTTTTAATAAAAATTGATGAAAATATATCAATATCAGAAATAGTTGAAAATATTGAATATTTCAAATCATATAAGAAAGGAATAATAGAAAATTCTTTTTATGAAACGGCTCAGAATTCTGGAATGCCAGACAGCATCATAATGGATTTAGCATACATATATGGCTGGGACATTGATTTTGTCTTTGATATTAGAGATAACGATGAGTTTTTTGTAATTTATGAAACAGGTTTTTCAAATGGTGAAAGGATTGATACTGGCGACATAATTGCTGCAAAATTTGTAAATAAAGGAAAGGTATATTTTGCAAATAGATTCGTACAAGATAGTAAGAAACAATATTTTGACAACGATGGTAATAATATGCAAAAAGCTTTTTTAAGGGCGCCATTAGAATTTTCTTACATAAGTTCTCATTTTAATCCAAATAGAATGCATCCGATTCTTCATACCATAAGAGCCCATAATGGTGTAGATTATGCAGCAAAAAGAGGCTCACCGGTAAGGTCAACTGGTGATGGAACTATATTATTTATTGGTAGAAAAAGTGGTTGTGGTAATGAAATTCTAATTAAGCATTCTAATGACTATTCAACAAGATATTGTCATTTAGAAGGCTTTGCAAAGAATTTAAACAATGGAAAAAAGGTAAAACAAGGCCAAACAATAGGATATGTTGGCAGCACTGGTTTGGCTACAGGTCCTCACCTTCACTATGAATTCAAAATTGGTGAAAAACATACAGATCCTGTAAAAGTAAACTTGCCATCTGCTGAGGGCATAAAACAGAACTATAAAGAATCATTTAATAGACTCATTGAAAAAAATAAATCAATGTTAGAAGAATTTAGTAGACTATAA
- a CDS encoding anhydro-N-acetylmuramic acid kinase, translating into MNNNIYVGAMSGTSHDSVDVSFIEVINSIKLKAFHSKKISSSMQLKIQEAMSLGKISLDKYGSLDKEIGEVFGNAINEAINKTKINKSNIRCVAISGQTIWHSPNSKKPFTIQLGDPNIIAAKTKLTIINDFRKMHIALGGKGGPIVPEFHTRLFYKKNQPRVVVNLGGISNYSYVSSKTSIWGSDCGPANSLMDAYCSKKLKIPFDKNGAIALKGQIIQKELKKMLSHQFFKSSFPKSTGKELFNFLFIPKSLLQHSPEDVLATLCDLSAISIIDSIKKNNHKYKEIILCGGGTKNQMLVERINFHAKKECVISSEIGFESKAIESMAFAWFGYKRINNKPLSIQTKSKENAKGLLGNVVKFK; encoded by the coding sequence ATGAATAACAATATATATGTTGGTGCGATGAGCGGAACAAGTCATGATTCTGTCGATGTATCTTTCATAGAAGTTATTAATTCAATTAAATTAAAAGCCTTTCATAGCAAAAAAATATCTTCTTCAATGCAATTAAAAATTCAGGAAGCGATGTCTCTAGGAAAAATATCTCTAGATAAATATGGATCTTTGGATAAAGAAATTGGCGAAGTTTTTGGAAATGCAATTAATGAAGCTATCAACAAAACAAAAATTAATAAATCAAACATACGCTGTGTTGCTATATCTGGCCAAACAATATGGCATAGTCCTAATTCAAAAAAACCTTTCACAATTCAATTAGGTGATCCAAATATTATTGCTGCTAAAACTAAGCTCACAATAATAAATGATTTTAGAAAGATGCATATCGCTTTAGGTGGTAAGGGCGGGCCAATAGTACCTGAGTTTCATACAAGATTGTTCTACAAAAAAAATCAGCCAAGAGTTGTGGTAAATCTAGGAGGTATTTCTAATTATTCTTATGTTTCCTCAAAAACTAGTATTTGGGGTTCAGATTGTGGACCAGCAAATTCACTCATGGATGCTTATTGTTCAAAAAAGCTAAAGATTCCTTTTGATAAAAATGGAGCGATTGCATTAAAAGGTCAAATAATACAGAAAGAATTAAAAAAAATGCTTAGCCACCAATTTTTTAAGTCATCTTTTCCTAAATCAACAGGTAAAGAATTATTTAATTTTTTATTTATACCAAAAAGCTTATTACAACATTCTCCTGAGGACGTCTTAGCAACCTTATGCGATTTATCCGCTATCTCTATAATTGATTCAATTAAAAAAAATAATCATAAATATAAAGAAATAATCCTTTGTGGCGGCGGTACAAAAAATCAAATGCTAGTGGAAAGGATTAATTTTCATGCAAAAAAAGAATGTGTGATATCTAGTGAGATAGGTTTTGAGTCAAAAGCAATAGAATCAATGGCATTCGCATGGTTTGGTTATAAAAGGATTAATAATAAACCTCTTTCAATACAAACTAAAAGCAAAGAAAATGCGAAAGGCCTTCTTGGCAACGTGGTTAAATTTAAATAG
- a CDS encoding TonB-dependent receptor, whose translation MKITKYSLLFSFFIITFSFEIIPNEIEEVVVKGQWRENLISQEDSSIFVIDSQVAEDQAIKHFQQLTYLIPNLNYAASDSRARYFQIRGIGERSGYQGTPNSSVGFLIDDIDYSGQGSIATTFDIDQIEIYRGPQGSRTGANALAGLIYIKTKDPTDKFERLTELTLGEYGTQNIGIAFGGPIKNNKLKYRMVLRSDYSDGFRKNIYLNKSDTSKKDELTLRYKLHWDLNQTTKIKLLFSQVDIDDPADIWTIDGSLNTLSDRPGMDSQKTDSFGLKIFKDLEHFDIQSYTSATNTDVVFSYDADWGNPESHYPYTYDYFSETFRKRDTLRQELRILSKSKDFSSKSRLKWVFGVDFNNLKETNLTNDDGIYGDPSDPFSPYLSESSISRDYEADNFSLFGNIDYFLSENYLFTFGLRRENWDSKYNDSNKESFNPSDSMNGGKASLIKNYDDSSNIYFSIARGYKQGGFNLNLDALDIDSNNSLIYDPEFLTNYEIGFNSNINLSLNYSAILFFSQRDDQQVLISRQVDPNDPNTFSFLTQNAAEGENYGFEFSSKFMFTNDIMLFANLGLLKTKIKNWESRPDLEGRAQAHSPERSYSIGMNANLTPNINFKINFNGKSSFYYSDSHDNKSDSYVLTNITLSYKKQNSSINIWARNIFNKYYSTRGFYFGNEAPNFVDTLYKRQGDPKIVGISIRHNF comes from the coding sequence ATGAAGATCACTAAATATAGTTTACTATTTTCTTTTTTTATCATAACTTTTAGCTTTGAGATTATCCCTAATGAGATAGAAGAAGTGGTTGTAAAAGGCCAATGGAGGGAAAATCTTATCTCTCAAGAGGATTCTAGTATTTTTGTCATAGACAGCCAGGTTGCAGAAGATCAAGCAATTAAACATTTTCAACAGTTAACTTATTTAATTCCTAATTTAAATTATGCTGCTTCAGATTCGAGAGCAAGATATTTCCAAATAAGGGGAATTGGAGAGAGGTCAGGATATCAAGGTACACCAAATTCATCAGTAGGATTCTTAATTGACGATATTGATTACTCTGGTCAGGGGAGCATTGCTACAACTTTTGACATTGATCAGATTGAAATTTACAGAGGACCTCAGGGCTCAAGAACTGGAGCAAATGCTTTAGCAGGATTAATTTATATAAAAACAAAAGATCCTACTGATAAGTTTGAAAGATTGACTGAACTAACGCTTGGTGAATATGGCACTCAAAATATTGGTATTGCTTTTGGAGGTCCAATCAAAAATAATAAATTAAAATATAGAATGGTACTAAGGTCAGACTATTCTGATGGTTTCAGAAAGAATATTTATCTAAACAAATCAGATACATCAAAAAAAGACGAATTAACTTTGAGATATAAATTACATTGGGATCTCAATCAAACCACTAAAATAAAATTACTTTTTTCTCAAGTTGATATTGATGACCCTGCTGATATTTGGACAATAGATGGAAGCTTGAATACTCTTTCTGATCGCCCTGGTATGGACTCTCAAAAGACAGATTCCTTTGGATTAAAAATATTTAAGGACCTTGAACATTTTGACATTCAAAGTTATACGAGTGCGACCAATACAGATGTAGTATTTAGTTATGATGCAGACTGGGGTAATCCAGAGTCACATTATCCTTACACATATGATTATTTTTCTGAAACATTTAGAAAAAGAGACACTTTGAGACAAGAATTAAGAATTTTGTCTAAAAGTAAAGATTTTTCATCAAAAAGTCGACTTAAATGGGTATTTGGCGTTGATTTTAATAATTTAAAGGAAACAAATTTAACTAATGATGATGGTATTTATGGAGATCCCTCAGATCCATTTAGCCCATATTTAAGTGAATCGTCAATTTCAAGAGATTATGAAGCTGATAATTTTTCTTTATTTGGAAATATCGATTATTTTTTAAGTGAAAATTATCTTTTTACTTTTGGCCTGAGACGAGAAAATTGGGATTCAAAATATAATGATTCAAATAAGGAATCATTTAACCCATCCGATAGTATGAATGGAGGCAAGGCGTCATTAATTAAAAATTATGATGATAGTTCAAATATTTATTTTTCTATTGCAAGAGGATATAAACAAGGTGGTTTTAATTTGAATCTTGATGCGCTAGATATTGATTCAAATAATTCTCTCATTTATGATCCAGAATTTTTAACAAATTATGAGATTGGATTTAATTCAAATATAAATTTGTCTTTAAATTATTCAGCTATTTTATTTTTTTCCCAAAGGGATGACCAACAAGTATTAATTTCAAGACAAGTAGATCCAAATGATCCAAATACATTTTCTTTTCTTACTCAAAATGCTGCTGAGGGAGAAAATTATGGTTTTGAATTTAGTTCTAAATTTATGTTTACGAACGATATAATGTTATTTGCAAATCTAGGGTTATTAAAAACAAAAATTAAAAATTGGGAATCAAGGCCAGATCTAGAGGGAAGGGCTCAAGCTCATTCACCTGAAAGATCCTACTCGATCGGCATGAATGCTAATTTAACACCTAACATTAATTTTAAAATTAATTTTAATGGTAAAAGTAGTTTTTATTATTCTGACTCTCATGATAACAAATCAGATAGTTACGTTCTTACTAATATAACTTTAAGTTATAAAAAACAGAATAGCTCAATCAATATTTGGGCGCGAAATATATTCAATAAATATTATTCGACAAGAGGATTTTATTTCGGGAATGAGGCACCAAATTTTGTTGATACTCTTTATAAAAGACAAGGCGATCCAAAAATTGTTGGTATATCCATAAGACATAATTTTTAA
- the erpA gene encoding iron-sulfur cluster insertion protein ErpA, with protein sequence MEKLNNQSLVLTDSALSRIKTIMNSNQELSSKFRVYVTGGGCSGFQYGFKFDSEIAFDDDIIEFENFSVLLDSMSYPYLYGSTLDFVEDLSGAKFVVKNPNAKTTCGCGESFTI encoded by the coding sequence ATGGAAAAATTAAATAATCAATCTTTAGTTTTGACTGATAGTGCCCTTTCTAGAATTAAAACTATCATGAATTCTAACCAAGAACTAAGTTCAAAATTTAGAGTTTATGTAACTGGAGGAGGCTGTTCCGGTTTCCAGTATGGTTTCAAATTTGATTCAGAGATAGCATTCGATGACGATATCATTGAATTTGAAAATTTTTCTGTGCTTCTAGATTCTATGTCTTATCCGTATTTATACGGATCAACCTTAGATTTTGTTGAGGATTTATCAGGAGCAAAGTTTGTTGTTAAAAATCCAAATGCAAAAACAACTTGCGGTTGTGGAGAATCTTTTACTATTTAA
- the tyrS gene encoding tyrosine--tRNA ligase: protein MNDNLKYIKRGTDEILNESELKKKLLSGKKLTIKAGFDPTAPDLHLGHTVLINKLRHFQDLGHKVIFLIGDFTGKIGDPSGKNKTRPSLSENELNKNAKTYEKQVYKILKKDLTEIKFNSEWCNKLGADGIISLASKYNVARMLERDDFNKRYTSNQSIAIHEFLYPLVQGYDSVALEADVECGGTDQKFNLLVGRELQRNFDQEPQVVLTVPILEGLDGTNKMSKSLENYIGINEEPNEMFGKIMSISDDLMWRWFELLSFIPEEDISNLKKEVKDGKNPRDVKFILAEELVDRFHDKGDGQKCMKSFLERFQKGNLPEKIESISLSIDSEEIPLVNLLKESKMTSSTSEALRLIEQGGVKIDSNKVTDTKLKIKKNSEATYQVGKRKFLKIKI, encoded by the coding sequence ATGAATGATAATTTAAAGTATATCAAACGCGGAACAGATGAGATTCTTAATGAATCTGAATTAAAAAAGAAATTATTATCCGGAAAAAAACTCACCATTAAAGCTGGCTTTGATCCAACAGCTCCTGACCTGCATTTAGGACATACTGTTTTAATAAATAAACTTAGACATTTCCAGGATTTGGGCCATAAAGTTATTTTTTTGATTGGTGACTTTACTGGAAAAATTGGAGATCCATCTGGAAAAAATAAAACAAGACCTTCTCTTAGTGAGAATGAGTTAAACAAAAATGCTAAAACTTATGAAAAACAGGTATACAAAATTCTAAAAAAAGATTTAACAGAAATAAAATTTAATTCTGAGTGGTGTAATAAACTTGGTGCCGATGGAATTATTTCTTTAGCATCTAAGTATAATGTTGCTAGAATGCTAGAAAGAGATGATTTCAATAAGAGATATACTTCTAATCAAAGTATTGCCATTCATGAATTTTTATACCCATTAGTTCAAGGTTATGATTCTGTTGCTCTAGAAGCCGATGTTGAATGTGGAGGCACTGACCAAAAATTCAATTTGTTAGTTGGTCGTGAACTTCAACGTAATTTTGATCAAGAACCCCAAGTAGTTCTAACTGTTCCAATACTAGAAGGTTTAGATGGAACAAATAAAATGTCAAAATCGTTGGAAAACTATATTGGTATAAATGAGGAGCCAAATGAAATGTTTGGAAAGATTATGTCAATTTCTGATGATCTTATGTGGAGATGGTTCGAACTTTTAAGTTTTATACCTGAAGAAGATATTTCTAATTTAAAAAAAGAGGTTAAAGATGGTAAGAATCCAAGAGATGTAAAATTTATCCTTGCAGAAGAACTTGTGGATAGATTTCATGATAAAGGTGATGGTCAAAAGTGTATGAAGTCTTTTTTAGAAAGATTTCAAAAAGGCAATCTTCCTGAAAAAATTGAAAGTATTTCTTTAAGCATTGACTCAGAAGAAATTCCTTTAGTAAATCTCCTAAAAGAGTCAAAAATGACATCAAGCACCTCTGAGGCGCTTAGACTTATTGAGCAAGGAGGAGTAAAGATTGATTCCAATAAGGTTACTGATACCAAATTAAAAATTAAGAAAAATTCAGAAGCTACATATCAGGTAGGCAAAAGAAAATTCCTTAAAATTAAGATTTAA
- the pnuC gene encoding nicotinamide riboside transporter PnuC yields MYLILAAKEDVRCWYAALISSILYFYIMLQAGLLMEGGLQIFYVFMAVYGWMQWKDTNNKTSSLKISSWKKTTHLIIISFVITLSLISGIFLEKFTNAALPFLDALTTWGAIASTYMVAKKVIENWFYWFVIDSISIYLFISRELFLTAFLFLIYLVIIIYGYRSWKKLLKNSYDNI; encoded by the coding sequence ATGTATCTAATTTTGGCAGCAAAAGAAGACGTAAGATGCTGGTATGCTGCACTAATTAGTTCTATTTTATATTTCTATATAATGTTACAAGCTGGACTTTTAATGGAAGGAGGCCTTCAAATTTTTTATGTATTCATGGCAGTATATGGATGGATGCAATGGAAAGATACGAATAATAAAACATCTTCTCTTAAAATTTCATCATGGAAAAAAACTACCCATTTAATAATTATAAGTTTTGTAATAACCTTATCACTAATCTCTGGAATATTTTTAGAAAAATTTACAAATGCTGCCTTGCCATTTTTAGATGCGCTTACGACATGGGGCGCAATTGCTTCAACATATATGGTTGCAAAAAAAGTCATTGAAAATTGGTTTTATTGGTTTGTTATAGATTCAATTTCAATATATCTTTTCATATCTCGCGAACTTTTTTTAACAGCTTTTTTATTTTTAATATATTTAGTAATAATTATTTATGGATATAGATCTTGGAAAAAATTATTGAAAAATTCTTATGACAATATTTAA
- a CDS encoding aminoglycoside phosphotransferase family protein, protein MTIFKETLIEKKIKIKSLKKIRIGETSKTYIGEYKNQKVIVKYFLQNKLNKVTNHFLKNKIRSQIIAKKLFPKILYANQKDGLLIYEFFKESAYKKNRVNYINNIGIKLKELHSIKLPKNILSIDDQLTFYKKILTKNSNLLVLNEFQEFFKLIKRSDSKYVFSHNDLNSANILYSDDDDVCFIDYEYASLNSRYCDLSKIIENLSLNKSEINALFNGYGLKISKNTHNSIRNWVIMNNYIELIWLCAFNEIKKNYFKTSHIKRLLDKIKRLKQ, encoded by the coding sequence ATGACAATATTTAAAGAAACTCTCATAGAAAAAAAAATAAAAATAAAATCTTTAAAAAAAATAAGAATTGGTGAAACATCAAAAACTTATATAGGCGAATATAAAAATCAAAAAGTTATAGTTAAATATTTTCTTCAAAATAAACTTAATAAAGTTACAAATCATTTTTTAAAAAATAAAATTAGAAGTCAGATTATTGCTAAAAAATTATTCCCGAAAATTTTGTATGCAAATCAAAAAGATGGCTTATTGATCTATGAATTTTTTAAGGAAAGTGCATATAAAAAAAATAGAGTTAATTATATAAATAATATTGGAATTAAATTAAAAGAACTCCATTCAATTAAATTACCAAAAAATATTTTATCAATTGATGATCAATTAACTTTTTATAAAAAAATTTTAACTAAAAATTCAAACTTATTGGTATTAAATGAATTCCAAGAATTTTTTAAATTGATCAAGCGCTCTGATTCGAAATATGTTTTTTCACACAATGATTTAAATTCTGCAAATATTTTATATTCTGATGATGATGATGTTTGTTTCATTGATTATGAATATGCAAGTTTAAATAGCAGATATTGCGATTTATCTAAAATAATTGAAAATTTAAGTCTTAATAAGTCTGAGATCAATGCATTATTTAATGGTTATGGGCTAAAAATTAGCAAAAATACCCATAATTCCATTAGAAATTGGGTAATTATGAATAATTATATTGAACTTATATGGTTATGCGCCTTTAATGAAATCAAAAAAAATTACTTTAAGACCAGCCATATTAAGAGATTATTGGACAAAATTAAACGATTAAAGCAATAA
- a CDS encoding MHS family MFS transporter: MSNKNQKNNMRKVALTALAGTSIEWYDFFLYGAAAALIFPTAFFGETTPNTALILSLLTFAAGFIARPIGGIVFGHYGDRVGRKKTLVMALILMGVSSTLIGLLPTYAMIGVTAPILLTSLRFAQGLAIGGQWGGAMLLVTESAPSNQRGYYGAFAQAGAPVGVILANLAFIVTSSLVSEESFYSWGWRIPFLASAVLIAISMYIQLNLEDTKAFKELKLLRENSNENVKVTKRSPIIEALRKYPKRIALAAGAFLSIQVTFYILIAFLLAYGASSENISRDDMLTAVLIASAIMVPIQFVFSSYSDRNGRKGIFMLGAILTGIWAFAIFPLVDTENFWLIVLAITGGLIFLAMMYGPQAAFFTELFSTEVRYSGATLGYQFGAILGGAFAPTIAALLWNDFGVIWVSVYIAFASFLTLLSVMALTETYKNNLNIK, from the coding sequence ATGAGTAATAAAAACCAAAAAAATAACATGCGCAAAGTGGCACTTACTGCGTTAGCTGGAACTAGTATTGAATGGTATGATTTTTTTCTCTACGGAGCTGCCGCAGCACTTATATTTCCAACAGCTTTTTTTGGAGAAACGACTCCAAATACAGCCCTAATCTTGTCTTTGTTAACTTTCGCAGCAGGCTTCATTGCAAGACCAATTGGAGGTATTGTTTTTGGTCATTATGGCGATAGAGTTGGAAGAAAAAAGACACTTGTAATGGCATTAATTTTAATGGGCGTCTCATCAACCTTGATAGGACTTTTGCCTACCTATGCCATGATAGGTGTTACAGCACCTATATTATTAACTTCACTTAGATTTGCTCAAGGTCTTGCGATAGGAGGTCAGTGGGGTGGAGCCATGCTACTAGTTACAGAAAGTGCGCCATCTAACCAAAGAGGTTACTATGGAGCTTTTGCACAGGCTGGAGCGCCTGTTGGTGTTATCTTAGCTAACCTTGCTTTTATAGTTACAAGCTCACTCGTCTCAGAAGAATCTTTTTATTCTTGGGGGTGGCGAATTCCTTTTTTAGCAAGCGCGGTTTTAATTGCTATAAGTATGTATATTCAACTCAATTTAGAGGATACCAAGGCTTTTAAAGAGTTAAAATTATTAAGAGAAAATAGTAACGAAAATGTTAAAGTAACTAAAAGGTCTCCAATCATTGAGGCATTAAGAAAGTATCCTAAAAGAATTGCCTTAGCAGCAGGAGCTTTTCTTTCAATTCAAGTAACTTTTTATATTTTAATAGCTTTCCTTCTTGCATATGGAGCATCAAGTGAGAACATTTCAAGAGATGATATGTTAACTGCTGTTTTAATAGCATCAGCTATTATGGTTCCAATACAATTTGTTTTTTCTTCGTATTCTGATAGAAACGGAAGAAAAGGAATATTCATGTTAGGAGCAATTCTTACTGGTATATGGGCTTTTGCAATATTCCCACTAGTTGATACTGAAAACTTTTGGCTTATAGTATTAGCAATAACTGGTGGTCTTATATTTCTTGCAATGATGTATGGACCTCAAGCAGCTTTCTTCACTGAATTATTTAGTACTGAAGTAAGATACTCAGGTGCAACCCTTGGTTATCAATTTGGTGCAATTCTTGGGGGAGCATTTGCTCCAACAATTGCTGCTTTGTTGTGGAATGATTTTGGTGTGATTTGGGTATCTGTATACATCGCCTTTGCATCATTTTTAACACTATTATCTGTTATGGCTTTAACGGAAACATATAAAAATAATTTAAATATAAAATAG
- a CDS encoding prolyl oligopeptidase family serine peptidase produces MKKIIVQLFIISFVLSCSSNSEDFTYPKSKKINFTEILHGVEISDPYRWLEDFTSAESIDWINRQNDFTENFIKKNKYKENLENYLNKIWENESISTPFVVNGKIFYYFNDGTFQQSKLMIKDCEECKARVLIDPNTFSDDGTISLSGISVSNNASHAAFAISDGGSDWRTWKIINIDTGEVLEDEIKWAKFSGATWESDDSGFYYRKYRKPDEELLIEINESPQLMFHKVGTDQSDDILIYENSDKPRWSFGISVLKDSDIKVLSIFDGTDERNRIYLSLKKNGDFVPIIDDLFGAYNFIDSKDNILWFYTTENAPNGKIVNLEIKNNSFVWNEVISESKNAIRSVNIVNNSFVVNYLENTFSKISIFDLSGKLISKLSLPKEGTVSGFSGGIDESNSYFAISNYITPKEIYKIDLSNLSFELFWKDQLYGYNPNDYVSKLEFYKSKDGTEIPIHISHKKNLKIDKTTPLLIYGYGGFNISILPNFSKSQTAWKNQNGVFAVANLRGGAEYGDAWHEAGMLFNKQNVFDDFAYAAKFLHSQNIGSPETTAIDGRSNGGLLVAATMLQNPDLFKVAIPQVGVLDMLRFNKFTIGWAWESDYGSSKNKDEFENLLAYSPFHNIQNVCYPTTLITTAERDDRVVPSHSFKFAARLQEKQACRNPILIRIETRAGHGSGTPKDKSINQIAEIYGYALKVIKS; encoded by the coding sequence ATGAAAAAAATTATTGTTCAACTATTCATCATAAGTTTTGTGCTTTCTTGTTCTAGTAATAGTGAGGACTTTACATATCCTAAATCAAAAAAAATAAATTTTACTGAAATTCTTCATGGAGTTGAAATAAGTGATCCTTATAGATGGCTTGAAGATTTTACAAGCGCTGAATCAATTGATTGGATTAATAGACAGAACGATTTTACTGAAAACTTTATTAAAAAAAATAAGTATAAAGAAAATCTTGAAAACTACCTAAATAAGATATGGGAGAACGAATCTATATCAACTCCATTTGTTGTTAATGGAAAGATTTTTTATTATTTCAACGATGGCACTTTTCAACAAAGCAAGTTAATGATTAAAGATTGTGAGGAATGTAAAGCCAGAGTTTTAATTGATCCAAATACTTTTTCAGATGATGGAACCATATCTTTAAGCGGAATAAGTGTTAGCAATAATGCAAGTCACGCGGCATTTGCAATCTCTGATGGAGGATCTGATTGGAGAACTTGGAAAATTATAAATATAGATACAGGTGAAGTTCTCGAAGATGAGATTAAATGGGCAAAATTTTCTGGTGCTACTTGGGAAAGTGATGATAGTGGATTTTATTACAGAAAATATAGAAAACCAGATGAAGAACTTTTGATTGAAATAAATGAGTCTCCTCAACTAATGTTTCATAAAGTTGGCACTGATCAATCTGATGACATTTTGATTTATGAAAATTCTGATAAGCCAAGATGGAGTTTTGGAATCAGTGTCTTAAAAGATAGTGATATAAAAGTTTTGTCAATTTTTGATGGCACTGATGAAAGAAATAGAATTTATTTAAGTTTGAAAAAAAATGGTGACTTTGTGCCTATTATTGATGATTTATTTGGTGCATATAATTTCATTGACAGTAAAGATAATATTTTGTGGTTTTATACTACTGAAAATGCACCGAATGGCAAGATTGTAAATTTAGAAATAAAAAATAACTCTTTTGTGTGGAATGAAGTGATATCAGAATCCAAAAATGCTATCAGGTCAGTAAATATTGTAAATAATTCTTTCGTGGTTAATTACTTAGAAAATACTTTCTCGAAGATTAGTATTTTTGATCTATCTGGTAAATTAATTTCAAAACTTTCATTGCCAAAAGAAGGAACAGTAAGCGGATTTAGTGGAGGTATTGATGAATCAAATTCTTATTTTGCAATCAGCAACTACATTACTCCAAAAGAAATATATAAAATAGATCTTTCAAATTTATCTTTTGAACTTTTTTGGAAGGATCAGCTTTACGGGTATAACCCTAATGATTATGTGTCTAAATTAGAATTTTATAAGTCAAAAGATGGGACAGAGATCCCAATTCATATTAGTCATAAAAAGAATCTTAAAATTGATAAAACTACTCCATTACTAATTTATGGTTATGGAGGATTTAACATTTCAATACTTCCTAATTTTAGTAAAAGTCAGACTGCATGGAAAAATCAAAATGGGGTTTTTGCAGTTGCGAACTTAAGAGGAGGAGCTGAATATGGAGATGCTTGGCATGAGGCTGGCATGTTATTTAATAAACAAAACGTTTTTGATGACTTTGCTTATGCAGCAAAATTTTTACACTCACAAAACATTGGCTCTCCCGAAACTACAGCTATTGATGGGAGATCAAATGGCGGACTATTAGTTGCAGCAACGATGTTGCAGAACCCTGATCTTTTTAAGGTAGCTATTCCACAGGTTGGTGTATTGGATATGCTTAGATTTAATAAATTCACAATTGGGTGGGCATGGGAAAGTGATTATGGTTCATCAAAAAACAAAGATGAATTTGAAAATCTCTTAGCATATTCCCCTTTTCATAATATTCAAAACGTTTGTTATCCAACTACTCTAATTACCACTGCTGAAAGAGATGATAGAGTTGTTCCATCACATTCGTTTAAATTTGCAGCAAGGCTTCAAGAAAAACAAGCTTGTAGAAATCCTATACTTATTAGAATTGAAACTAGAGCGGGGCATGGCTCTGGAACACCAAAAGATAAGTCAATTAATCAAATTGCTGAAATATATGGATACGCCTTGAAGGTTATTAAATCTTAA